A window of the Melospiza melodia melodia isolate bMelMel2 chromosome 25, bMelMel2.pri, whole genome shotgun sequence genome harbors these coding sequences:
- the LOC134429053 gene encoding olfactory receptor 14J1-like produces MANSSSIRHFLLLALADTRQLQLLHFCLSLGISLAVLLGNGLIISAIACSHHLHTPMFFFLPNLALSDLGSIYTTVPKAMHNSLWDTRDISYAGCASQVFLFVFFTSVEVSLLTIMCYDRYVSICKPLHYGTLLRSRACAHMAAAAWASAFLNALMHTANTFSLPLCHGNALGQFFCEIPQILKLSCSHSNLRELGLIVVGASLAFGCFMFIVFSYVQIFRAVLRIPSEQGRHKAFSTCLPHLAVVSLFLSTIMFAHLKPPSISSPSLDLALSFLYSVVPPALNPLIYSLRNQELKAAVRTLMTGKFQKH; encoded by the coding sequence AtggccaacagcagctccatcaggcacttcctcctgctggcattggcagacacgcggcagctgcagctcctgcacttctgcctctctctgggcatctccctggcggttctcctgggcaacggcctcatcatcagtgccatagcctgcagccaccacctgcacacgcccatgttcttcttcctgcccaacctggccctcagcgacctgggctccatctacaccactgtccccaaagccatgcacaattccctctgggacaccagggacatctcctatgcAGGGTGTGCTTCTCAGGTGTTTCTCTTCGTCTTTTTTACGTCAGTGGaagtttccctcctgaccatcatgtgctacgaccgctacgtgtccatctgcaaacccctgcactacgggaccctcctgcgcagcagagcttgtgcccacatggcagcagctgcttgggccagtgcctttctcaatgctctcatgcacacagccaatacattttccctgcccctgtgccatggcaatgccctgggccagttcttctgtgaaatcccccagatcctcaagctctcctgctcacactccaacctcagggaacttgggctcattgtggttggtgcatccttagcttttggttgttttatgttcattgttttctcctatgtgcagatcttcagggctgtgctgaggatcccctctgagcagggacggcacaaagccttttccacctgcctccctcacctggctgtggtatccctgttcctcagcactatcatgtttgctcacctgaagcccccctccatctcttccccatccctggatctggccctgtcatttttgtactcggtggtgcctccagccctgaaccccctcatctacagcctgaggaaccaggagctcaaggctgccgtGCGGACACTTATGACCGGAAAATTTCAGAAACACTAA